A single genomic interval of Helianthus annuus cultivar XRQ/B chromosome 6, HanXRQr2.0-SUNRISE, whole genome shotgun sequence harbors:
- the LOC110937266 gene encoding pleiotropic drug resistance protein 3-like, producing MTSTNTTIGLQTLESRGLDFEEYYYWISLCAMFGFALLFNIGFVVALSYFKAPGTRAIISKEKLSQVQGGEGPKQHEHKSKTTQKAVSDPHQGKMVLPFEPLAITFQDLQYHVEPPTEMRERDSPRERLQLLRNITGAFRPGVLTALMGVSGAGKTTLLDVLAGRKTSGIVEGEIKIGGYPKVQDTFARISGYCEQTDVHSPQITVEESVIFSAWLRLHPDIDSKIKYKFVEEILETVELYAIKDALVGIPGVSGLSTEQRKRLTVAVEVVANPSIIFMDEPTTGLDARSAAIVMRAVKNIVDTGRTIVCTIHQPSIDIFEAFDELILMKSGGRVIYCGPLGHNSSKVIEYFQNIPGVPKIRDNHNPATWMLEVSSTSMETQLGVDFGQIYSTSTLYESNKELVKTLSKPPPGSKELYFPTRFPQNGWGQFKACLWKQHLSYWRSPSYNLMRSMYMLCTSFLFGLLFWNQGEKIHNQQSLFNVFGSMFAAVLFSGINNSSSVLQYVSMERTVLYRERFSGMYVSWACALAQVTIEFPYLLALSLLFVCITYPMIGYYWSAYKVFCYFYTFLCTLMYFTYLGMMLVAMTPSFPVAAILQAQFYTMFNLFGGFLIPKPKIPNWWIWMYYLTPTSWSLNALLTSQYGDVKKEILVFGETKSVESFIRDYFGYHHDQLPLVFVLLALYPIVLASLFAYFVAKLNFQKR from the exons ATGACTTCCACAAACACAACCATAGGGCTACAGACACTTGAAAGCCGTGGATTAGATTTTGAGGAATACTATTACTGGATATCACTTTGTGCCATGTTTGGTTTTGCGCTGTTGTTCAACATAGGCTTCGTCGTGGCTTTAAGCTACTTTAAGG CTCCCGGCACTCGTGCCATTATTTCGAAGGAAAAGCTATCTCAAGTACAAGGAGGTGAAGGACCCAAACAACACGAACACAAGAGTAAAACAACTCAAAAGGCTGTATCAGATCCTCATCAAG GAAAAATGGTGTTACCTTTTGAACCACTAGCGATTACCTTTCAAGATCTGCAGTACCATGTTGAGCCCCCAACG GAAATGAGGGAGCGTGACTCCCCTAGAGAAAGACTTCAACTACTCCGCAATATCACTGGCGCGTTTAGACCCGGTGTACTAACAGCCTTGATGGGTGTAAGTGGTGCTGGAAAAACAACACTTCTTGATGTTCTTGCCGGAAGGAAAACAAGTGGCATTGTTGAAGGAGAGATTAAGATCGGGGGTTATCCGAAAGTTCAAGATACCTTTGCTAGAATTTCAGGCTACTGTGAGCAAACTGATGTGCACTCTCCCCAAATTACAGTTGAAGAATCAGTCATATTTTCCGCTTGGCTCCGCCTTCATCCGGACATTGATTCAAAAATTAAATAC AAATTTGTGGAAGAAATCCTGGAAACAGTTGAGCTTTATGCCATAAAAGATGCCTTGGTTGGCATTCCTGGGGTTAGTGGTCTATCAACAGAGCAACGTAAGCGGCTCACAGTTGCTGTTGAAGTTGTTGCTAATCCCTCCATTATATTTATGGATGAACCTACAACGGGCCTGGATGCAAGATCAGCTGCCATCGTTATGCGGGCTGTGAAGAATATTGTTGATACAGGAAGAACTATTGTGTGTACCATTCACCAACCGAGCATCGACATATTTGAGGCCTTTGATGAG TTAATCTTAATGAAAAGTGGTGGACGCGTGATCTACTGTGGGCCTCTGGGTCACAATTCAAGTAAGGTCATTGAATACTTTCAG AACATCCCTGGGGTTCCAAAGATTAGAGACAACCACAATCCAGCAACATGGATGTTAGAGGTTAGTTCCACGTCAATGGAAACTCAACTTGGAGTTGATTTTGGACAAATTTATTCTACATCAACTTTGTATGA GAGCAATAAAGAGCTCGTAAAGACATTAAGTAAACCACCTCCTGGTTCAAAAGAATTGTATTTCCCGACACGTTTCCCACAAAATGGTTGGGGCCAGTTCAAGGCCTGCCTATGGAAGCAACACTTGTCTTATTGGAGAAGTCCTTCATACAACTTGATGCGTTCCATGTATATGTTATGCACATCGTTTTTGTTTGGGTTACTCTTCTGGAACCAAGGGGAAAAGAT ACATAACCAGCAAAGTTTATTCAATGTTTTTGGTTCAATGTTCGCTGCTGTACTTTTTAGTGGCATAAACAATTCCTCTTCAGTTTTACAATACGTTTCTATGGAGCGAACTGTCTTGTATCGAGAAAGGTTTTCTGGGATGTATGTATCGTGGGCTTGTGCTCTTGCACAG GTGACAATTGAGTTCCCTTATCTCCTTGCTCTGTCACTTCTATTTGTGTGCATCACGTATCCCATGATCGGATATTATTGGTCAGCGTACAAGGTTTTCTGCTACTTCTATACATTCTTGTGCACATTGATGTACTTCACCTATCTGGGAATGATGCTTGTTGCTATGACACCTAGCTTTCCAGTAGCTGCCATTCTACAGGCTCAATTTTACACCATGTTTAACTTGTTTGGTGGATTTTTAATTCCTAAACCG AAAATTCCCAACTGGTGGATATGGATGTACTATCTCACTCCAACTTCATGGTCGCTTAACGCGTTGCTTACTTCTCAGTATGGTGATGTGAAGAAGGAGATCTTAGTTTTCGGGGAAACAAAATCTGTGGAATCCTTCATAAGAGATTACTTTGGGTATCATCATGATCAGTTACCACTTGTGTTTGTTCTTCTTGCACTATATCCTATTGTTCTTGCTTCTCTATTTGCATATTTTGTAGCAAAACTGAACTTCCAGAAAAGGTAG